In Kryptolebias marmoratus isolate JLee-2015 linkage group LG22, ASM164957v2, whole genome shotgun sequence, the sequence GACGTTTTCTTTATCTGCCGAAGCCGCGGTGCCTTCACGGACTGTCGTACTGCTTTAAACAGAAGAAGGGCTGCTTTTAGATCGTGATGATGAACGAGGCGCGATCGATTACAGGTGGCGGTATATATTTTATCATTCTTAGTCTTTGTGTTAAAGCAGCTTGCAGTTGAGGAAACGGGGGGGGGGTGCATGTGTTTCTCCAGATCTCTGCTCTATGATGGAGGGTGTGGGGGTTCTCAGGTTGTCTAATTGTCCAAAATCATTGATGCATACTGTCTGTGCCAGCCAGCAGTACCTTATTAATTTATATGTTGTATAATTTCACAATTAATAGAACGTTAACactgctttgctttttaatgactgaaataaatcagactGAATGCACATTAAGTAACAGCtgcttttgtgtcttttgtaGCCCTCTGCCAAGGTAGCAGCAATGGCGGAAGCAGCAGATACAGTGAAGCAGATCATCATGTACTCCTAATGCTAAAAATAATGATAGAGGAATCCATGTAAATTTCCCAACAATACAATGAACAACACTCTTTCGCCATCTGAGCTAGTGGATGTGCCAAGACAGCAGAGCTTCAATGGCACCGTGGACCCACAGACCCCTTCAGGCTGGGCCGTGATCCACACCGCTACATTGACCTTTTGCTCCTTCCTCCTCATTTTCATCTTCTTCCTGGGCTCCTATGGCAACCTCGTGGTGTTCCTGTCCTTCTTTGACCCAGCCTTTCGCAAGTTCCGCACCAACTTTGACTTCATGATCCTCAACCTGTCCTTCTGCGACCTGTTCATTTGCTGTGTGACTGCCCCCATGTTCGCTCTGGTGCTCTTCCTGGATGCGGGCGGCGGGGACGGCGTGTCGAAAGGCTTCTGCTTTGCCTTCCACTTGACCAGCTCGGGGTTCATCATCATGTCCCTGGAGACGGTGGCGGTCATTGCCTTGCACAGGCTTCGCATGGTTTTAGGGCAGCAGCCGAATCGCACCGCGTCCTTTCTCTGCACGCTGGCCCTTACTGCCCTGCTGTGGACGTCCAGCTTCACCATGGCTGCCCTCCTCACCATGCGAGCATACCCACGTAGAGAAGGACCCTGCTTGCCACACTTTGGACTGGGAAGCGGACAAGCCAGGGTTGTGTTGTACGTTTACCTGTCAGACTTTGCTTTTTGCGTCGCTGTGGTGTCTGTGTCCTATCTGATGATTGCCAGGACACTGAGGAAGAACGCTCAAGTGAGGAAATGTCCAATTATCAGTGTCGATGCCACATGCCCGCCACCCCAGCCCCCTCTCCCTCTGATTGCAGCTGGTTTTGAGAGCATGCAGTGTGCTGTTCAAGGCCCTTCTCTGTACCATAACCAGACTTACAACAAACTGCAGAATGTAAAAACCCACTCTTGTGCCAACAGACCCAGCCAGCCTATAGTTCCAGGAGCAGCCCAAGGAGCCACCTGCTGTCAGCTGGTCTCCTCTGTCAACTTGGCCACGGCGAAAGACTCCAAGGCAGTTGTCACCTGTGCAGTAATTGTGGTCTCTGTGCTGCTTTGCTGCCTGCCAATGGGAGCTTCACTGGCACAGGATGTCTTATCACCAGAAAGTAGCTTTTCCCACTACCAGTTTGAACTGTGTGGCTTTGTGCTCATTTTTCTCAAATCGGGCATCAATCCGTTTGTGTACTCGCGCAACAGTGCAGGCCTTCGCCGCCGCGTCCTGGGCTGCATACAGTGGGCCGCGCTGGGCTTCTTCTGCTGCAAGCAAAAGACTCGACTGCACGTGATGGGGAAGGGCAGCCTGGAGGTCAACCGCAATAAATCTTCCCACCACGAGACCAACTCGGCCTACGTGCTTTCACCCAAGCCGCCGAGGAGGCTGGTGGACCAGGCCTGCGGGCCCAGTTGCTCCAGGGACTGTGACAGCAGTCCAAGGGCCACAGGGGCCCGCAAACCTCGCCTCCCAAGTACGTCCACGCCGATGAACACCCGCATCGAGCCGTACTACAGTATATACAACAGCAGTCCCTCCGCAGGACCCAGTTCCCCCACCAGCCTGCAGCCTGTCAGCTCTCAGACATTTGCCTTTGCCAAGTCCTATGTAGCCATGCACTACCACACTCACCAAGACGCACTGCAAGACTTTGACAGCACCTCAGCGCACCAGATCCCCATTCCTTCAGTGTAAGCGTTGAACTGAAAGGCTTAGGGCAGTCTCACCATGGCTTTAACTCAAATGTGAACCAAAATAGGAAACTAAAAAACAGCGTTAATGCATTTGGATTCAGtattaacatgtttgttttgttttttaatagtAGAAAGACGTGTTACCAGAATGATGTTCACCACTGAACCTAAAAAAAGGCAagtttggtttgaaaaaaaagatgtctgatCCAAAACGTTAATCTCATtggcttgattttttttttcctctccaacAAATGCAATTTTAGTGAAAACCTTCACGTGTCATTATAATTCACATCCACAAGTACCTAACCTGACACGGCAGCTGCTAGTTTCAGTCCTGTATCCTTTCTGGGTTTAGTGTGGCGACCCTGAGCTGCTGCAGCGTCAGGCTAAGAAACCTGCACAAGTCCACACACGACGTTCAGTGTCGTGTGTCTGcaaacagatggagctgtgccagttaagaaaatgtatttgtcaACTTCATACactttttaacacaataaatgtTCTGCAAGTGCAGGGGGACtttggcttttttatgttttaacccttttatttttaaaattaaagcacatCCTGCAACATGTAAGGGTGCCACTTTTTGGTTTTGCAGAATATCTTGATTTCTCATAAttcttttatacatttcaaaCAGTTATGAATAAGGTAACGAAAGGTAAATTGTGTTGTAAAAAGCAGATGCAGCCCTTGTTTTGACCTCAGTTTGCAGTACTGATTGTAGCTAGCATACTAGCAGTGATATCTGACAATGCTTCCAATCTCCTGCTTACATGTGAAGAATGTGAGAGCAACCAACTtgttttatcaaagaaaaaatggtTTCATAAGTGGAAATTTTACCTCACACCGGCTCCCTCTAGTGGTCCTGAATCATCCACAAGAACGTCACATTTCCATAAAAGAGATGGCAACTAAGCAACATTCCTTGGTTTGCTGTGTAGAGAAACTTTGTTTCCACAATGCCCTTCATTTCCATTTAACTTATGAACTTCATGCAACACTACAAgtcaagattttctttttattctctgcAGAAAATTCATTGGTTTTTACCCATCATACATCAGTGTACAGCAGTTCAGAGTGTGCAATTTCATAAAACCACAGAATACCTTTTAAAGGAACCCACAAACATTCTTTACATCCTCCGAACTTCTGtgaaatttgaataaaacactaACTCTTGTTATTCCGCAGCACCCTCTCATGCATAAGTTACACTCACTCATCCTGCACACCCTCTCCATGCTGCAGAACATTTACACACTTTGCTTTTACTTCTTACCTACAAGAGGAAAGTCCCACAGTGGAGTAGCTCATCCTTTCATATCGCtcattcactcacacacaaacacaggcctTCGAGACAATGAAACCTCTATGAACAGAGTTGATTCTCATGGTGATTACTAACCCCCTGATTCATCTGTCCTTGCAGTTAATCAGAGGGAATCAGAGATATGAAgttcaggcaaaaaaaagggaaatgtgaTGCTGTCTTGGGTGAGGTGTGAGCCCGTTTCCGCTCTTTGCTTGTCTGTTGGGGTCAACTGATGTATCACCGGTTCTGCTCCTAGGCTACATGAAGTCCAGCCTCAGGACCAGGTTGAACCTCAGTTTTGGGCTTGCAGCGCAGTCTTCCAGGCGAGTTTTCTTACATTTAATAAGAGTCCGTTCatccttcctgctgctgtcacAGAATCCTAATCTAACTGGAGATTGACAGAAGTCCGTGTTCATCAGCTGTGTCCAGAATTCTGCATATTACCGGAGACTCAACctaagataaaaaacaaacaaacatatcagTCACCACATTCCCTGCACATGGCCAGAGTAAGTGATTAGATTTGTAGTCTTAACCCTTTTTATTCAAGGCATTTCCAACTGTCCACACCATCTTAACATTCTCCTTAAACTCTGCTACAATTAGGGACCTCTGgctttattttcagtcattaaGAATTTATTCACAAACTCTTCTTTTAAGCCACATGTAGTTTTGCATCCATCTAACCACTCACTGTAGTCCCGTGCATCTGACATTTTGTGGCACCATCTGAATGTAAAGTTAGACTTTAGAACCCGACATAATGGCCTCACGTTATTCATTCCACGAACGCCACCTTAAAATAGTTACATTAATGACAACTAACCCAAGAAATATGTGGcataatttaataaactgataaaaagatGGATTATGATCAACTAAGATCTGCAGCTGTGCCAAAGCTTCTCACACAAATACAAGTACTATGAAAATgatttttccagtttgttttattatgattttacaCAGCCATTGATCAGGAGCAGACCCGTCCACCAAACCCCAGGATTAAGAATAATCCTATTGTCTCCAACCCTAATGAGCCACGTGAAAGCCAGGAGAGAACAACAAACACGTTACGTCACTGGTCACCAGGAACGTGACCCCACTGAAGACCTCCTCACCCAAACTAGGCTGAAATTAACTCTGCAGGAGAAAGTGTCTCGGTAAACTTACCCCGAGTATATACTGACAAGTTTGAGGCTCCAGCATGTAGACTGTGACGGCATGTGGAGACTCAGACTCTTTACACCTGACAGAGAGAAgatttaaaaagggaaacagtCATGTTGACATCACAGCGGCTGTTATTTGTTGCCCATGATGATCGTTCACTCACTTGAGCTTGACGATGAcctgtctgggcttccctgtcAGATCGCACACGTCCCCGTGACCGTAGAAGTGGGAAACCCACCTATTAAAGTGCAAAGAAAGGTTAAAAGAAGGTGGTGAATTCGACTTAATTTGCATCCATATTGTTCATTGAATTTGAAATGGCTTACTTGACTTTCTGAACGCCGTCATCTTTGAGGTGTAAAGATCGGGCAACGTTCTTCTTGGCCCAGTCAATGTGCTCCTCTGCGTTCCAGTTCCCCACCACCACCGTGTTCTTTCCTTGCTCCTTGTCCTGGGACACAGCGGGGCGTTTCATTCACAGAACCAATGCGTTCGGAATacaaatccaaataaaatccCCACTTGTGCACAATCGGGCATCTAATAAGTTCTAAAGAAAATAGTTCCCTGAAAACATTGTGTATTGGAGCctcatttcaggttttaaaatgtcagattcAGATGTACATTTATTAATTCACAATTTAAAGATTAATGACAAGAAGGAGCTCTTACCTCGTGGTACTGATGGACATGTTTCCCGTAACAGAATTCATATTTCCACCATCCTACTCCCTGAAACATGAACATTAGGAgcattttacataaaatgaatcagttttGGAAGTGCTGCTCATGTGTTAAAGGCAAACAGGACTCACCCCGTGCAGACAGTACGAGCCGCTGAGGAACTCTTTGATCAGCTGGTCATCTGTCAAACGTGAGATGTGAGTGGTGCCGACGGTGACCTGAACCTGCCCTCCCACGCTCATGGGCTTGTGGGTGGAGGTGAAGGCTTCCTCTCTAACTGGCGACGTGTCCTCCTGATAGGTATCACAGGTACATGCGAGTGATGTGTCACTTTGTGAAGACGACGGcgacttttcttttcctgcgAACGCCTCACCTCTCTGGTGTCGCTGCTGAAAGGAGGTTTAAGGAGCTCCTCTTGCTCCTTGTCCAACTGGGTGAGTTGCTGAGGCTGCAGAGGGGAGCCCTCCAGAGCCTGGCAAAAGATGGCGTTCACCGGAGAGGTCTTGAACCTGCAGGAAATGATGGATATAataaactagcattccttgaaggaatgcagatcgcCTCCCAgcatgctgaagttttaaaaaaagctctagCGTGATCTGTTAACAGTCAGAGAatgtattgaggatgactcccTGCTACCATCATAGCAAATTTccagttcagtatctgtaaaactgactcagttagagccatctttgtgtttgtgttaaagtcAATGAGCTGTGATGTCATCTCAAATTGGGTTGAGATCGAaaacataatcagttgtaggcaGACATCCAATAGTTTCTTTGGGtgggtttcattcaaatctgcacATTGgtatatgaaatattttactaacagacaaagttactCCCTGAcgttaatgccagagttttaaacaaacattttaagggATCAGTTGGCGCTCAGaacatgttggggatgactctcagccaatACCACATGATTTCAGCTCAGTGcctgtaaaactgaacaaattacAGAAATATCTGTGTTTGCTCAAGGGagccattttgaaatgagctGACGTTAATCAATTAATCCAGTATTTAATTTCTGAGTTTTTCTTGAAAATTCCTATATtttgcctcacacacacacagccaactACATGATCGCCCGGCCTTCATGTTAAATGGATtactttaaaacagctttattccTACCAAAAGgaggttttaaatgtgttctttcTGACGGACCTACCTGTATTTTGGGTGCGCACAGAGCAGCGGCGTCAACACCACAACCTCGTATTCACAGGTGGTGACCTCAGCGACGGACAGGATCTCGTGCTTGGCTTCCGGGTGGCAGACGTACAACACGGACGTGGAGCGCGGCTCGTTCTGTTTCAGCACGCACGGCGTCCCGTTGCCCATCTCCACCGAGTAGTAAGGGGTCAGCTGGCCCTCGATGTTTTTAGTGTGCACCTTGACATCAAATGAGAAAGggagggatttttattttttatttttaaaagcaaaactgataaCTAGTCTGGTTTGCTTACAAGTTTCAGTATCAAACGTACTTCTGCTTGTGctgctttgacattttctttctcctcagCTTGatctggaaaaaacaacaacctttaaaactgctttaaaattaaaactgtagGAAAAGTATCTTAGAGTCAGAAAGAATCTTACCAGTATCTGCTGACTGGCTCCTCTGTGCCATGTTTCCCAGGAAATACTCCTGAACACTAATTTTCTGTAGAAACATATATGATTAATGTAAACATTCACAATGGCGACTTTTGTTCATGACATCTTGGTTTTAAATCACTCAACTCTCTAACCTGGCCAGTCTCCTTCTCTTCATGATACTGCCTTATATGCTTCCCATGGCACACTTCATACGTCCAATATGACTCAATCTGCAGCGTTTGGAaatcaaaaaggtttttttttttatttagtgagGATTTATCAATCAGCTTTACCAAAAACAGCAAAGCCAAGTTTTCAGTCGTGGTCTGTTAATGATGCATGAACAGCTTCTGAGCACGGTTTCACTTTCAGGTCTCACCCTATAGGAGCAGCTGCTGCGTTTGAAGAGTGGATCCAGCAGTTCACCTGGACTGGGTCCAGTGTAGCCTTTTTTAT encodes:
- the erlec1 gene encoding endoplasmic reticulum lectin 1 isoform X1 — translated: MAGLLLVFVGGLLEVCSGVSANRGAYPSFTDEIPFKITWPGAEFTLPASGALYREDDFVIMTTTEKEKYKCLLPSLTSGEEDDKKGYTGPSPGELLDPLFKRSSCSYRIESYWTYEVCHGKHIRQYHEEKETGQKISVQEYFLGNMAQRSQSADTDQAEEKENVKAAQAEVRLILKLVHTKNIEGQLTPYYSVEMGNGTPCVLKQNEPRSTSVLYVCHPEAKHEILSVAEVTTCEYEVVVLTPLLCAHPKYRFKTSPVNAIFCQALEGSPLQPQQLTQLDKEQEELLKPPFSSDTREEDTSPVREEAFTSTHKPMSVGGQVQVTVGTTHISRLTDDQLIKEFLSGSYCLHGGVGWWKYEFCYGKHVHQYHEDKEQGKNTVVVGNWNAEEHIDWAKKNVARSLHLKDDGVQKVKWVSHFYGHGDVCDLTGKPRQVIVKLKCKESESPHAVTVYMLEPQTCQYILGVESPVICRILDTADEHGLLSISS
- the erlec1 gene encoding endoplasmic reticulum lectin 1 isoform X2, whose protein sequence is MAGLLLVFVGGLLEVCSGVSANRGAYPSFTDEIPFKITWPGAEFTLPASGALYREDDFVIMTTTEKEKYKCLLPSLTSGEEDDKKGYTGPSPGELLDPLFKRSSCSYRIESYWTYEVCHGKHIRQYHEEKETGQKISVQEYFLGNMAQRSQSADTDQAEEKENVKAAQAEVHTKNIEGQLTPYYSVEMGNGTPCVLKQNEPRSTSVLYVCHPEAKHEILSVAEVTTCEYEVVVLTPLLCAHPKYRFKTSPVNAIFCQALEGSPLQPQQLTQLDKEQEELLKPPFSSDTREEDTSPVREEAFTSTHKPMSVGGQVQVTVGTTHISRLTDDQLIKEFLSGSYCLHGGVGWWKYEFCYGKHVHQYHEDKEQGKNTVVVGNWNAEEHIDWAKKNVARSLHLKDDGVQKVKWVSHFYGHGDVCDLTGKPRQVIVKLKCKESESPHAVTVYMLEPQTCQYILGVESPVICRILDTADEHGLLSISS
- the gpr75 gene encoding probable G-protein coupled receptor 75 gives rise to the protein MNNTLSPSELVDVPRQQSFNGTVDPQTPSGWAVIHTATLTFCSFLLIFIFFLGSYGNLVVFLSFFDPAFRKFRTNFDFMILNLSFCDLFICCVTAPMFALVLFLDAGGGDGVSKGFCFAFHLTSSGFIIMSLETVAVIALHRLRMVLGQQPNRTASFLCTLALTALLWTSSFTMAALLTMRAYPRREGPCLPHFGLGSGQARVVLYVYLSDFAFCVAVVSVSYLMIARTLRKNAQVRKCPIISVDATCPPPQPPLPLIAAGFESMQCAVQGPSLYHNQTYNKLQNVKTHSCANRPSQPIVPGAAQGATCCQLVSSVNLATAKDSKAVVTCAVIVVSVLLCCLPMGASLAQDVLSPESSFSHYQFELCGFVLIFLKSGINPFVYSRNSAGLRRRVLGCIQWAALGFFCCKQKTRLHVMGKGSLEVNRNKSSHHETNSAYVLSPKPPRRLVDQACGPSCSRDCDSSPRATGARKPRLPSTSTPMNTRIEPYYSIYNSSPSAGPSSPTSLQPVSSQTFAFAKSYVAMHYHTHQDALQDFDSTSAHQIPIPSV